A single Streptomyces sp. Edi2 DNA region contains:
- a CDS encoding VOC family protein, translated as MPRLDHTIVHSKDRFASARFLAGLLGAPEPKAYGPFAALKLDNGVTLDYAEHVAGGEFVPTHYAFLVSEGEFDTIFDRIQERELSYWADPMHTRPQEINTRDGGRGLYLNDPDGHNMEFLTRTYSDELLAGM; from the coding sequence ATGCCTCGCCTCGACCACACGATCGTGCACAGCAAGGACCGTTTCGCCTCCGCCCGGTTCCTGGCCGGTCTGCTCGGCGCGCCCGAACCCAAGGCCTACGGTCCCTTCGCGGCCCTGAAGCTCGACAACGGGGTGACCCTCGACTACGCCGAGCACGTCGCGGGCGGCGAGTTCGTCCCCACGCATTACGCGTTCCTGGTGTCCGAGGGCGAGTTCGACACGATCTTCGACCGCATACAGGAGCGGGAGCTCTCCTACTGGGCCGACCCCATGCACACCAGGCCACAGGAGATCAACACCCGGGACGGCGGCCGCGGTCTGTACCTCAACGACCCCGACGGCCACAACATGGAGTTCCTGACCCGGACATACTCCGACGAACTGCTGGCCGGTATGTAG